TCTTAAAGCCCTGGCCGATACCAACCGGCTACGGGTGCTTGACCTGCTAATGCAAGGGGACTCGTGTAATTGTGAGTTGAATGATCGCCTGGGGCTGCCGCCCAATTTGCTTTCACATCACTTGCGCATCTTGCGTAAAGCCGGGCTGATCCATAGTCGGCGTGATGCCGTTGACAGCCGCTGGATTTATTATGCTGTAGATCGAAAGGAGATCAGCCGGTGGCGAAACTGGTTCGACGAATTTTTTGATCCGGCTCGAATTCAGCCTCGCCTGGTTTTATGCGGCCCGGAAGGACAACTGACAACTGACGAACGAGTTCAGCCAACCAAAGGAAAATAGAATTATGTCAACTTATCAAGCAGCTTCACCTTCCACCCGACCAGCCTGGCAATTGCCGGCATTAAT
The Anaerolineae bacterium genome window above contains:
- a CDS encoding winged helix-turn-helix transcriptional regulator; amino-acid sequence: MAEKQTICGETLDKATTILKALADTNRLRVLDLLMQGDSCNCELNDRLGLPPNLLSHHLRILRKAGLIHSRRDAVDSRWIYYAVDRKEISRWRNWFDEFFDPARIQPRLVLCGPEGQLTTDERVQPTKGK